A genomic region of Bremerella alba contains the following coding sequences:
- a CDS encoding C-terminal binding protein, producing the protein MAKFHVLLTDYAWEELEIEKQVLADNDVELIVATEKDEDSLAALAQQHQVDAIMTNWAQVTEKVISASPKVKIVARLGIGLDNIDMAYCTSKGILVTNTPDYCLTEVAEHTLALIFACARKVAMYHHDTMSGKYDLTAGPIMRRMEGQTLGIVGLGNIGMLLAAKAKCLGLNVVATSRSGKSMEGVETVEMDDLLAKSDFISLLIPATPETKKSFGAEQFKKMKPTAYLINTARGAIVDHDALAAALEAGELAGAALDVQDPEPCDLTIAPYNDPRVIVTPHAAFVSFESLENMRSRVSRQVVDCLQGTTPENVRNGLTAS; encoded by the coding sequence ATGGCCAAATTCCACGTTTTGTTGACTGACTATGCCTGGGAAGAGCTGGAAATCGAAAAACAAGTTCTCGCCGATAACGATGTCGAGTTGATCGTGGCGACCGAGAAAGACGAGGATTCGCTGGCCGCTTTGGCCCAGCAGCACCAGGTCGACGCCATCATGACCAACTGGGCTCAGGTTACTGAAAAAGTCATTTCGGCCTCTCCTAAGGTGAAGATCGTGGCCCGGCTGGGGATTGGGCTCGATAACATCGACATGGCGTACTGTACGTCGAAAGGCATTTTGGTCACTAACACGCCAGACTATTGTTTGACCGAAGTGGCCGAGCACACGTTGGCGTTGATTTTCGCGTGTGCCCGAAAGGTGGCCATGTACCACCACGACACCATGAGCGGCAAATACGACCTGACGGCCGGCCCTATCATGCGTCGGATGGAAGGTCAAACGCTGGGGATCGTCGGTTTAGGCAATATCGGCATGCTGCTGGCCGCAAAGGCCAAGTGCTTGGGCCTGAACGTGGTGGCTACCAGCCGCAGTGGTAAGTCGATGGAGGGCGTCGAGACGGTGGAAATGGACGACCTGCTGGCCAAGTCGGATTTCATTTCGCTTCTCATCCCGGCGACGCCTGAGACGAAAAAGTCGTTCGGAGCCGAGCAGTTCAAAAAAATGAAGCCAACGGCCTATCTGATCAACACGGCTCGCGGGGCAATTGTCGACCACGACGCTTTGGCCGCAGCGCTAGAAGCTGGCGAGCTGGCAGGAGCCGCACTCGATGTCCAAGATCCGGAACCCTGCGATTTGACGATCGCCCCCTACAACGACCCGCGCGTGATTGTCACCCCGCACGCGGCCTTTGTGAGCTTCGAATCGCTGGAAAACATGCGCAGTCGCGTCTCGCGGCAAGTGGTCGATTGCTTGCAAGGAACCACGCCAGAGAACGTCCGCAACGGGCTAACCGCCAGCTAA
- the uvrA gene encoding excinuclease ABC subunit UvrA, giving the protein MPVSDIEVKGAREHNLREVTLTLPRNKLICLTGVSGSGKSSLAFDTVYAEGQRRYVESLSSYARQFMGQMPKPDVDFIGGLTPSISISQKTTSNNPRSTVGTITEIYDYLRVILSRVGQGYCSECGKKLTAQTREQILERILGQEEGTSFSVLAPLVRVQKGEFKDLFIDLLKQGFVRARVDGEIIQLNDDLQLDRQMRHNIELVVDRLSIKEGVRGRLSEAVELALKMGEGSLIIAPRDDENPEAEDAAPKKKRAKSKRSKTAVAGDMMFSVDYACVDCGISYSPPTPQLFSFNSPQGMCPTCDGLGKVYTFDPELLVPDVTLSFKQGAIELLGKWKELGRWKRHIYQGMADTMERKYDLGKGAIMETSWRDMSQEQQDYLLWGTGDEHITFTWRGGNSPQMYGGTYGGIVPDLLEKYRNSNSKPQQRQLEKYMATVICPQCHGERLNPQARSVKITTTSEAFGEDGSRSLPEICQLSIQQASDFFDELELDSLSQKIADEAVKEVRGRLGFLQNVGLEYLTLDRTAPTLSGGESQRIRLAGQIGCGLVGVTYILDEPSIGLHPRDNDRLLATLNDLRDLGNTVLVVEHDEDTMRVADHIIDFGPGAGVRGGYVVAQGSAKQLEAVDESVTGRFLSGKDKIEIPETRRPLGEKKLRIVGAAQNNLKNITAEIPLGGFVCITGASGSGKSSLINGILVEALRRDLNGGLGEPGEHERIEGIEHLDKMIAIDQSPIGRTPRSNPATYIKVFDEIRDLFAQLPESRKRGYKPGRFSFNVDGGRCSACEGNGANKLEMDFLADIWVTCPVCEGHRFNRETLEILFKEKSIADILEMDVQEALKTFENVPKIALKLQTLHDVGLDYIKLGQPSPTLSGGEAQRIKLAKELSKRSTGKTLYLLDEPTTGLHFADTKMLLKVLHDFAKVGNTVLVVEHNLDVIKTADWVVDLGPEGGVKGGTIVAEGTPEDVAKVEASFTGQALKPLLKGETSRAVAEIKRAAKESQQTIKVLAKRIDVRGAKMHNLKDVSVGIDRDKMTVFCGPSGSGKSSLAMDTIYAEGQRRYVESLSAYARQFVGQMQKPKVDHIEGLSPAIAIEQKNLGKSPRSTVGTVTEIYDYLRVLMSRLGEPHCPDCDIPIKTQTSTQITDKVLQEEEGTKLFLLAPRTLDTGQQYSDLWEEIKAAGYQRIRVDGVVHTIDRPPKIDRRRKHEVEVVVDRISVRQDARPRIADSVEIALSQSSGVLVIAYAEDDVPEAHWRTKRLSQKLSCESCDRSFEPLSPHNFSFNSYLGWCPDCEGLGTQTGADPTALLSDPKRTLAEGALRLWPDLKSPTAMKMLEAICLKNKIPIDVPFEQLGARQRRIILHGTGDTQYDIFADKKKTKIEFRFQFKGLYPALEDASRLSPSFRGQLESLVAEVECTTCDGSRLRDDASAVRFRKKTTRDLTSLPLAELLEFIRAAKLKKREQKIAGELLREIDNRVQFLLDVGLDYLTLRRTAPTLSAGEAQRIRLASQLGSGLCGVLYVLDEPTIGLHPRDNLRLLKALHRLRDLGNTLIVVEHDQEVIEGSDRLIDFGPQAGRHGGTIVAEGTPKQIAKAPDSVTGPYISGKQAIYAPSNRRMMSIANNSDEDVIADFSSPSGEWLEIVGASHRNLRNVNASIPLGALVAICGPSGSGKSTLVQDILYNTLARRLHRAATIPGAHDALRGMENINKVIRVDQQPIGNSPSSNPATYTGVFDLIRDLFAQLPDAKVRGYTARRFSFNVEGGRCEDCQGMGQKCIEMHFLPDVWVTCETCDGLRYNEETLAVKFHGKSISEVLQMSCGQAVQLFENIPKIRRTLQTLCDVGLDYVTLGQSAPTLSGGEAQRVKLASELARPDTGRTLYLLDEPSTGLHFEDLKKLLDVFHRLVDLGNTVIVIEHNLDILKQADWVIEMGPEAGQAGGQVVTVGTPEDIVAYSKSFLKLAKKQKSEESTLSDERGMTWLRSHTGEALGPVLEAAPLEERPLYDPHATNEEREGDLDIDDVGAQIQMPWEIDGRLWHTKNRVGRDGQPCNWDGKILSEVVDRIQASDSFSDANWNSRTIVEIAAKRKSDGWFFHGISGESWLVKLKFRVMKGTFNKYELPQELDLLTLNQMDELPIYSNDPRVVVKNLRGPFQEVEIKAHSWQELNKPEFWKFVDDAIIGFQRYESTISHDVESHMPWKKLGEKWHLSRKGFPPGKKIAWEQTVLEELIELLSEVAPHGEILWNNQMLINMMIPGKRTAWAVVTTKKPEHVRLELKSSHASTTQGRIADLGHEPNVDQSRVGEEVVRIHFRSEADLEKGDLRAFLKENFDGQSSSGQQSLL; this is encoded by the coding sequence ATGCCGGTTTCCGATATTGAAGTCAAAGGGGCCCGCGAACACAACCTGCGCGAGGTCACGCTGACGCTTCCTCGCAACAAACTGATTTGCCTGACCGGCGTGAGCGGAAGCGGGAAAAGCTCGCTCGCGTTTGATACGGTCTATGCGGAAGGACAACGGCGCTATGTCGAGAGTCTGTCCAGCTATGCGCGGCAATTCATGGGCCAGATGCCCAAGCCCGATGTCGACTTCATCGGTGGCTTAACCCCCAGCATCTCGATTTCCCAGAAGACGACCAGCAACAACCCTCGCAGCACGGTCGGTACGATCACCGAAATCTACGACTACCTGCGCGTGATTCTCTCGCGGGTTGGCCAAGGGTACTGCAGCGAATGCGGTAAAAAGCTCACCGCCCAGACGCGGGAACAAATCCTCGAACGGATTCTCGGGCAGGAAGAAGGAACGTCGTTCTCGGTGCTAGCACCGCTGGTCCGTGTCCAGAAGGGGGAGTTCAAAGATCTGTTCATCGACCTCCTCAAGCAAGGCTTCGTCCGTGCTCGAGTCGACGGCGAGATCATCCAGCTGAACGACGATCTGCAGCTCGATCGGCAGATGCGGCACAACATCGAACTCGTTGTCGATCGTCTGAGCATCAAAGAGGGGGTCCGTGGACGCCTGTCCGAGGCAGTCGAACTGGCCCTGAAAATGGGCGAAGGCAGCCTCATCATCGCCCCGCGCGACGATGAGAACCCCGAAGCCGAAGACGCCGCTCCGAAAAAGAAACGCGCCAAAAGCAAACGCAGCAAAACGGCCGTCGCAGGGGACATGATGTTCTCGGTCGACTATGCCTGCGTCGACTGTGGAATCTCGTACAGTCCGCCGACGCCGCAGCTGTTCAGCTTCAATTCGCCGCAGGGGATGTGCCCGACGTGCGACGGCCTGGGCAAGGTCTATACGTTTGATCCCGAACTGCTGGTACCGGATGTGACCTTGTCATTCAAGCAAGGGGCGATCGAACTGCTGGGCAAATGGAAAGAGCTCGGCCGCTGGAAGCGTCACATCTACCAGGGCATGGCCGACACCATGGAGCGGAAGTACGACCTGGGCAAAGGGGCCATCATGGAAACGTCCTGGCGCGACATGAGCCAAGAGCAGCAAGATTATCTGCTGTGGGGCACCGGCGACGAGCACATCACCTTCACCTGGCGGGGCGGCAACAGTCCGCAGATGTACGGCGGCACGTATGGCGGCATCGTGCCCGATTTGTTGGAGAAGTACCGCAACTCCAACTCGAAGCCGCAGCAGCGTCAACTTGAAAAGTACATGGCCACGGTTATCTGTCCGCAGTGCCATGGCGAACGCCTGAACCCTCAGGCTCGTAGCGTCAAAATAACCACGACCAGCGAGGCGTTCGGCGAAGATGGCTCGCGTTCGCTGCCCGAAATCTGCCAGCTGTCGATCCAGCAAGCGTCTGACTTTTTCGACGAGTTAGAGCTCGATAGTCTTTCGCAAAAGATCGCCGACGAAGCGGTCAAGGAAGTTCGCGGGCGGCTCGGCTTCTTGCAGAATGTGGGGCTCGAATACCTGACGCTCGACCGAACGGCCCCCACACTTAGCGGCGGTGAATCGCAGCGAATTCGCCTGGCCGGTCAAATCGGCTGCGGACTGGTGGGTGTGACGTATATCCTCGACGAACCGTCGATCGGCCTGCACCCGCGCGACAACGACCGTCTGCTGGCCACGCTGAACGACCTGCGAGACCTGGGCAATACGGTCCTGGTGGTCGAGCACGATGAAGACACGATGCGCGTCGCCGACCACATCATCGACTTCGGTCCCGGGGCCGGCGTGCGTGGCGGGTACGTCGTCGCACAAGGTTCGGCCAAGCAACTGGAAGCCGTCGATGAAAGCGTCACCGGGCGTTTTCTCTCGGGCAAAGACAAGATCGAGATCCCTGAAACGCGCCGTCCCTTGGGCGAAAAGAAGCTCCGCATTGTCGGTGCCGCCCAAAACAACTTGAAGAACATCACCGCCGAGATTCCGCTGGGCGGCTTCGTCTGCATCACCGGGGCCAGTGGTAGCGGTAAGAGTTCGCTGATCAACGGCATCCTCGTCGAAGCGCTGCGGCGTGATTTGAACGGCGGCCTGGGCGAGCCGGGCGAACACGAACGGATCGAAGGGATCGAGCATCTCGACAAGATGATCGCCATCGATCAAAGCCCGATCGGCCGCACGCCACGCAGCAACCCGGCGACCTACATCAAAGTGTTCGACGAGATCCGCGACCTGTTCGCGCAGCTGCCAGAGTCTCGCAAGCGGGGCTACAAGCCGGGCCGCTTCAGCTTTAATGTCGATGGGGGTCGCTGTAGTGCCTGTGAAGGGAACGGGGCCAACAAGCTGGAAATGGACTTCCTTGCCGATATCTGGGTGACCTGCCCGGTCTGCGAAGGACATCGTTTCAACCGCGAAACGCTGGAGATTTTGTTCAAAGAAAAGTCGATCGCCGACATCTTAGAGATGGACGTCCAAGAGGCGCTAAAGACCTTCGAGAACGTCCCGAAGATCGCCCTGAAGCTGCAAACGCTGCACGATGTCGGGCTCGACTACATCAAGCTCGGCCAGCCTTCGCCGACCCTTTCCGGCGGTGAAGCCCAACGTATTAAGCTGGCCAAGGAACTCTCGAAGCGAAGCACCGGCAAGACGTTGTATCTGCTGGACGAGCCCACCACCGGGCTGCACTTTGCTGACACGAAGATGCTGCTGAAGGTCCTGCACGACTTTGCCAAGGTCGGCAACACGGTGCTAGTGGTCGAGCACAACCTGGACGTCATCAAAACGGCCGACTGGGTTGTCGACCTGGGCCCTGAAGGGGGCGTTAAGGGTGGTACGATCGTCGCCGAAGGCACGCCTGAAGACGTGGCGAAGGTCGAGGCATCGTTCACCGGTCAAGCGCTCAAGCCGCTGCTCAAAGGCGAAACCAGCCGAGCCGTGGCCGAGATTAAACGCGCAGCGAAAGAGTCGCAGCAGACCATCAAGGTTCTTGCCAAGCGGATCGACGTGCGTGGTGCCAAGATGCACAACTTGAAGGACGTCAGCGTTGGTATCGATCGCGACAAGATGACCGTCTTCTGCGGTCCTAGTGGTAGTGGTAAAAGCTCGCTGGCGATGGATACGATCTACGCCGAAGGCCAGCGACGCTACGTCGAAAGCCTGAGCGCCTACGCGCGGCAGTTCGTCGGCCAGATGCAGAAACCGAAGGTCGACCACATCGAGGGGCTTTCGCCTGCGATCGCGATCGAGCAGAAGAACCTCGGCAAGTCGCCCCGCTCGACGGTCGGTACCGTAACGGAAATTTACGACTACCTGCGCGTGCTGATGAGCCGCCTGGGCGAGCCGCATTGTCCAGACTGCGATATCCCGATTAAGACGCAAACGTCGACGCAAATCACCGACAAAGTGCTGCAGGAAGAAGAGGGGACCAAGCTGTTCCTGCTCGCCCCGCGGACGTTGGATACCGGTCAGCAATACTCGGACCTGTGGGAAGAAATCAAAGCCGCCGGCTACCAGCGGATTCGTGTCGACGGCGTCGTGCATACGATCGATCGTCCCCCCAAGATCGACCGCCGCCGCAAGCATGAAGTGGAAGTGGTCGTCGACCGCATTTCCGTTCGCCAGGATGCCCGACCGCGCATCGCCGACAGCGTAGAAATCGCCCTCAGCCAATCGAGCGGCGTGCTGGTGATCGCCTATGCCGAAGACGACGTCCCCGAAGCCCATTGGCGGACCAAGCGTTTGAGTCAGAAGCTCTCGTGCGAATCGTGCGACCGCAGCTTCGAACCTCTCTCGCCGCATAACTTCTCGTTCAACAGTTACCTCGGCTGGTGCCCCGACTGCGAAGGCCTGGGAACGCAAACAGGGGCCGATCCGACGGCCCTGCTCAGCGACCCCAAGCGAACCCTGGCCGAGGGTGCACTGCGGTTGTGGCCTGACTTAAAGTCGCCCACCGCGATGAAGATGCTCGAAGCGATCTGCCTGAAGAATAAGATTCCGATCGATGTTCCGTTTGAACAGCTCGGAGCACGTCAGCGGCGAATCATTCTGCATGGCACCGGCGATACGCAATACGATATTTTCGCCGACAAGAAGAAGACTAAGATCGAGTTCCGCTTCCAGTTCAAAGGGTTGTACCCGGCGTTGGAAGATGCCTCGCGGCTCAGCCCTTCGTTCCGCGGTCAGCTCGAATCGCTGGTGGCGGAAGTCGAATGCACGACCTGCGATGGCTCGCGTCTGCGTGACGACGCTTCGGCAGTCCGGTTCCGCAAGAAGACGACGCGGGACCTCACCAGCTTGCCGCTGGCCGAACTGCTCGAGTTCATCCGCGCGGCCAAGCTGAAAAAACGCGAGCAGAAGATCGCCGGAGAACTGCTCCGAGAAATCGACAACCGCGTGCAGTTCCTGCTAGATGTCGGTCTCGACTATCTGACCCTTCGCCGCACGGCCCCCACGCTTTCCGCCGGGGAAGCCCAGCGTATTCGCCTGGCCAGCCAACTCGGCAGCGGGCTATGCGGTGTGCTGTATGTGCTGGACGAACCGACGATTGGCCTGCACCCGCGCGACAATCTTCGCCTGCTCAAGGCGCTGCATCGGCTGCGTGACCTGGGCAATACGTTGATCGTGGTCGAACACGATCAGGAAGTGATTGAAGGAAGCGATCGCCTGATCGACTTCGGACCTCAAGCAGGTCGTCACGGTGGAACGATCGTGGCCGAGGGTACGCCTAAGCAAATTGCCAAAGCCCCCGACTCGGTGACCGGTCCTTACATTTCCGGCAAACAGGCGATCTACGCTCCGTCGAATCGCCGGATGATGTCGATCGCCAATAACTCGGACGAGGACGTGATCGCCGATTTCAGTAGCCCTTCCGGCGAATGGCTCGAGATCGTCGGTGCCAGCCACCGCAACCTGCGGAACGTGAACGCCTCGATTCCGCTGGGGGCATTGGTGGCCATTTGCGGCCCGAGTGGTAGCGGTAAAAGCACGCTGGTTCAAGACATTCTCTACAACACGCTGGCTCGTCGACTGCACCGCGCCGCGACCATCCCCGGCGCGCACGACGCGTTGCGTGGCATGGAGAACATCAACAAAGTCATCCGGGTCGATCAGCAGCCAATTGGTAACAGCCCTAGCTCCAATCCGGCCACTTACACCGGTGTATTCGATCTGATTCGCGATCTGTTCGCTCAGCTTCCCGATGCCAAGGTGCGCGGCTACACGGCTCGTCGCTTTAGCTTCAACGTGGAAGGGGGACGCTGCGAAGACTGCCAAGGCATGGGGCAAAAATGCATCGAGATGCACTTCCTGCCCGACGTGTGGGTCACGTGCGAAACGTGCGACGGACTGCGGTACAACGAAGAAACCTTGGCGGTCAAGTTCCACGGCAAGTCGATTTCCGAAGTGCTTCAAATGTCGTGCGGTCAGGCCGTGCAGCTCTTCGAGAACATCCCCAAGATTCGCCGCACGTTGCAAACACTGTGTGATGTGGGTCTCGATTACGTCACGCTCGGCCAGTCGGCACCGACGCTTTCCGGTGGGGAAGCCCAACGTGTGAAGCTGGCTTCTGAGCTGGCTCGGCCCGACACCGGACGCACGCTGTATTTGCTCGACGAACCTTCCACCGGGCTGCACTTCGAAGACCTCAAGAAGCTGCTGGATGTGTTCCATCGCCTGGTCGACCTGGGCAACACGGTGATCGTGATCGAGCATAATCTCGACATCTTGAAGCAGGCCGACTGGGTCATCGAAATGGGACCGGAAGCGGGTCAGGCTGGCGGCCAGGTCGTGACGGTGGGTACGCCGGAAGATATCGTCGCGTACTCGAAGTCGTTCCTGAAGCTGGCCAAGAAGCAGAAGAGCGAAGAATCGACCCTCAGCGACGAACGGGGCATGACCTGGCTTCGCAGCCATACCGGCGAAGCGCTCGGTCCGGTTCTGGAAGCGGCCCCGCTCGAAGAGCGTCCGCTGTACGATCCGCACGCCACCAACGAAGAACGCGAAGGGGACCTCGACATCGACGATGTGGGTGCCCAGATTCAAATGCCCTGGGAGATCGACGGGCGGCTCTGGCATACCAAAAATCGCGTTGGCCGCGACGGGCAGCCATGCAACTGGGATGGCAAGATCCTGTCCGAAGTGGTCGATCGGATTCAAGCTTCCGACTCGTTCAGCGATGCCAATTGGAACTCGAGAACGATCGTCGAGATTGCCGCCAAGAGAAAGTCGGACGGCTGGTTCTTCCATGGCATCAGCGGCGAAAGCTGGCTGGTGAAGCTGAAGTTTCGCGTGATGAAGGGAACGTTCAACAAGTATGAACTTCCTCAGGAACTCGACCTGCTGACGCTGAATCAGATGGACGAGTTGCCTATCTATAGCAACGATCCGCGGGTAGTCGTGAAGAACCTGCGAGGACCTTTCCAGGAAGTCGAAATCAAGGCCCACAGCTGGCAAGAGCTTAACAAGCCGGAATTCTGGAAGTTTGTCGACGACGCCATCATCGGCTTTCAACGGTACGAGTCGACCATCAGTCATGACGTGGAAAGCCACATGCCGTGGAAAAAGCTCGGCGAGAAGTGGCACCTCTCGCGTAAAGGCTTTCCGCCAGGCAAGAAGATAGCCTGGGAACAAACGGTCCTAGAGGAACTGATCGAGCTTCTCAGCGAGGTCGCTCCGCATGGCGAAATCTTGTGGAACAACCAGATGCTCATCAACATGATGATCCCTGGCAAGCGCACGGCCTGGGCGGTGGTGACCACAAAGAAACCAGAGCATGTCCGCCTGGAATTGAAGTCATCCCACGCGTCCACTACGCAGGGAAGAATTGCCGATTTAGGTCATGAACCGAATGTCGATCAATCGCGCGTCGGCGAAGAGGTTGTGCGGATTCATTTCCGGAGCGAAGCCGACTTGGAAAAAGGCGATTTGCGAGCGTTTTTGAAGGAGAACTTTGATGGACAATCTTCTTCTGGTCAGCAATCGCTCCTCTAA
- a CDS encoding CoA-binding protein, which produces MMSKPTVAILGASEERSKYGNKSVRAHLERGYDVYPVNPKGGEIEGLKVYTSVKDIPVDQLDRISVYVPPAVGMKMVSDIASKPAREVFFNPGSESSELLEAARQRGIDPIQACSIVDVGVTPNALD; this is translated from the coding sequence ATGATGTCGAAGCCAACTGTGGCCATCTTGGGAGCAAGCGAGGAGCGTTCCAAATATGGGAACAAATCCGTCCGAGCTCACTTAGAACGTGGGTACGATGTTTACCCTGTGAATCCCAAGGGTGGCGAGATCGAAGGACTGAAGGTTTACACCTCAGTGAAAGACATTCCTGTCGATCAGTTGGACCGCATCAGCGTTTACGTTCCGCCGGCGGTGGGCATGAAGATGGTGAGCGACATCGCTTCCAAACCGGCCCGGGAAGTCTTCTTCAATCCTGGCAGCGAAAGCTCCGAACTGTTAGAAGCTGCCCGGCAACGTGGCATCGACCCGATCCAGGCTTGCAGCATCGTCGATGTCGGCGTAACGCCCAACGCACTCGACTAA